The Coffea arabica cultivar ET-39 chromosome 1e, Coffea Arabica ET-39 HiFi, whole genome shotgun sequence genome has a window encoding:
- the LOC113711793 gene encoding thioredoxin-like fold domain-containing protein MRL7L, chloroplastic, with product MDALRLQSWFSPIKIKGRKDSSSCYGDLSMRRKKQNQTVISSTWMSMNSLSRSPSWVHGFREYRLKTTKAVGVSEAEDGREKGSKKSGENSIPDDAFDMDDEERQAWRKKIREVISTNPAIDEEVDPDECRKKMQKLLADYPLVVEEDDPDWPEDADGWGFSLGQFFNKITIKNVKKDDDDNYDSENEIVWQDDDYIRPIKDITSAEWEEAVFKDISPLVVLVHNRYKRPKENEKIRNELENAVHIIWNCRLPSPRCVAIDGVNELGLVSALQVSVFPELIFIKAGKILHREKAIRTADELPRMMAFFYFGAAMPPCLSGIKNC from the exons ATGGATGCATTGAGGCTGCAGTCTTGGTTCTCACCTATTAAAATAAAAGGCAGAAAAGATTCTTCTTCATGCTATGGTGATCTCTCTATGAGGAGAAAGAAACAGAACCAAACTGTTATATCATCAACCTGGATGTCTATGAACAGCCTATCCAGATCGCCTTCATGG GTTCATGGGTTCAGAGAATATAGGTTAAAGACTACTAAAGCAGTGGGTGTATCAGAGGCGGAGGATGGGAGGGAGAAAGGAAGCAAAAAATCTGGTGAAAATTCTATACCTGATGATGCCTTTGATATGGATGATGAAGAGAGGCAGGCatggaggaaaaaaattagGGAAGTGATCAGTACGAACCCTGCCATTGATGAAGAGGTAGATCCTGATGAATGTAGAAAAAAGATGCAAAAGCTTTTGGCGGATTATCCTCTTGTTGTTGAGGAAGATGACCCCGATTGGCCAGAAGATGCTGATGGTTGGGGTTTCAGCTTAGGTCAATTCTTCAACAAGATTACCATTAAAAATGTCAAGAAGGATGATGATGACAACTATGATAGTGAAAATGAAATTGTGTGGCAAGATGATGATTATATCCGTCCAATTAAGGACATAACATCTGCAGAATGGGAAGAGGCAGTGTTCAAGGACATCAGTCCTTTAGTTGTTCTTGTACATAACCGTTATAAAAG AccaaaggaaaatgaaaagattaGGAATGAATTGGAGAACGCTGTGCATATCATATGGAACTGCAGGCTACCATCTCCAAGA TGTGTAGCAATTGATGGTGTTAACGAGCTTGGTTTGGTCTCTGCTCTACAAGTCTCTGTTTTCCCAGAGCTCATATTTATTAAAGCAGGGAAAATCTTACATCGCGAGAAAG CAATTCGAACGGCAGATGAGTTGCCAAGAATGATGGCATTCTTTTACTTTGGAGCAGCAATGCCACCCTGTCTTAGTGGCATTAAGAACTGTTGA